The genomic interval CGCACTCAGCGATCAACAGTATGACGTCCCCACGCGCGCTTGTCCTGGAGTTTACCAAAATGAACGGCGCCGGCAATGATTTTATCGTGATCGATAATCGGTTTTATTATTTCAACGCCGAGGAATTGTCCAATCTCGCCCGTCGCTTCTGCCCGCGACGCACCGGGGTGGGGGCGGATGGCCTCCTGGCGTTTTCGACTCCCGAAGGGCCGGAGGCGCATTTCAGGATGCGGTACTACAACGCCGACGGCAGTCTGGGGACGATGTGCGGCAACGGCGCCCGGTGCCTCGTGCGGTTCGCGCGTCTGGCCGGGATGATGGACGAGACGCTGGTGTTCGAGTCCGACGCCGGCGTCTACCGTGCCGTCGCGGGGCCGGCCGCGTCGGATCCCGTCCGCCTCTTCGTGCGCCCGCCCGAGCGCTTCTCCCGGGCCATCCGGCTGGCGTCCGAGAGCGCGCGGAGCGCCGGCGCCTGCCATTTCATCTGGACAGGGACGGAGCACGCGGTGTGTTTCGTGGACGAGGTGACGCATGCTCCCGTGGAGCGGTGGGGCCCGGCCGTACGAAAAGACCCGGCCCTGCAGCCGGCGGGCGCCAACGTGAACTTCGTCCAGGTTGACGACCGCGGCGGGGCGGGCCATCCCGCCCGGATCACCGTCCGCACCCACGAAAAAGGGGTGGAGGCGGAAACCCTGGCATGCGGCACGGGCGCCATGGCCTCTGCCGTCGTGGCGCGCCTCGAAACGCGTATCGATACCGACGAGGTGGAGGTGACGATGCCGGGCGGGGTGCTCCGGGTGGGGTTTCAACTGGAGGCCAGCGAGGTGCGGGACCTGTACCTGGAAGGGCCGGCGGATGTGGTCTATCGCGGCACGCTGGAGGTGTGACGCGTCAATCGCCGGCGTCGAACCGGCGCAGAAAGGCCCTGGAGAGCTCGAAAACGGCCTCGAAGTCGTCCCACTCGAGCGTCTCCGGCACGTCGTCCACGCTGTGGTAGGGCTGGGTGCCGCGGTTGGTATAGAGGAAGAACCCGGGCACGCCGGCCATCAGGAAGGGGTAGTGATCACTGTTGGGCGCATTAGGCCGTTTGCCGATCCGTCCGACGTTGCCCGAAGCGTCCCCCGTGGAGGCGGACGCCGTAAGCAGCGCAAAGGCATCCGGGAAATCGGCGCCGCCCACGGCCATCACGCCGTCCTGCCCCGAGGCCACCATGTCCATGTTGAGCAGAAAGTCGATCGAAGTGAGCG from Rhodothermales bacterium carries:
- the dapF gene encoding diaminopimelate epimerase; amino-acid sequence: MTSPRALVLEFTKMNGAGNDFIVIDNRFYYFNAEELSNLARRFCPRRTGVGADGLLAFSTPEGPEAHFRMRYYNADGSLGTMCGNGARCLVRFARLAGMMDETLVFESDAGVYRAVAGPAASDPVRLFVRPPERFSRAIRLASESARSAGACHFIWTGTEHAVCFVDEVTHAPVERWGPAVRKDPALQPAGANVNFVQVDDRGGAGHPARITVRTHEKGVEAETLACGTGAMASAVVARLETRIDTDEVEVTMPGGVLRVGFQLEASEVRDLYLEGPADVVYRGTLEV